A DNA window from Bacillus sp. SM2101 contains the following coding sequences:
- a CDS encoding DinB family protein, whose product MKTEIINERINSFEEFIHFVESLRNMENEKWELPIAEGKWTVRDIIAHIMLWDKYFLENAIRKIKLQQPLTSRHVNFDEFNNNAVQYGKTKDKDTLISETISYRREIIDHLTSVPRENYENKYVDEDGNHFTIKSYLDGFIPHDSHHKSQIEQYLNKP is encoded by the coding sequence ATGAAAACAGAAATCATCAATGAGCGCATCAACAGTTTTGAAGAATTTATTCATTTTGTAGAGTCCTTACGGAATATGGAGAATGAGAAGTGGGAGCTGCCGATTGCTGAGGGAAAGTGGACTGTGAGAGACATCATTGCTCATATTATGCTTTGGGACAAATATTTTCTTGAGAATGCTATACGTAAGATAAAATTACAACAACCTTTAACTAGTCGTCATGTTAATTTTGATGAATTTAATAATAATGCGGTTCAATATGGGAAGACAAAAGATAAAGATACACTTATTAGTGAGACAATAAGTTATCGTCGAGAAATTATTGATCATTTAACTTCCGTACCACGTGAAAACTATGAAAACAAGTATGTAGATGAAGACGGGAATCATTTTACTATCAAAAGCTATCTCGATGGCTTTATCCCCCATGATAGCCACCATAAATCTCAAATTGAACAATATTTAAATAAACCATAA
- a CDS encoding GyrI-like domain-containing protein, translating to MSNTLTKSNVIAREGFDFVGNCTRTTNKVEMTADRRIPKLWDDFYKNEVLEAITHKKNSNVLAIYTDYETNEHGAYTFALGAEVRDNNLVPNGMESIQIPDQKYIVFTTRKGPLPGVIIEAWEEIWKWSEQHERAYGADFELYDERAMDPNNGQVDIYISVK from the coding sequence GTGTCTAACACACTTACAAAAAGTAATGTTATAGCAAGAGAAGGTTTTGATTTCGTAGGCAATTGTACAAGAACAACTAATAAAGTTGAAATGACAGCAGATAGACGTATCCCTAAACTATGGGACGATTTTTACAAAAATGAAGTTTTAGAAGCTATTACTCATAAGAAGAATTCGAATGTATTAGCAATCTATACTGATTACGAGACAAATGAACATGGTGCTTATACATTTGCATTAGGAGCAGAAGTCAGGGACAACAATCTAGTGCCGAATGGGATGGAATCAATACAAATTCCTGATCAAAAATATATTGTATTTACAACTCGAAAAGGTCCTTTACCGGGAGTAATCATAGAGGCTTGGGAGGAAATTTGGAAATGGTCGGAGCAGCATGAAAGAGCTTATGGAGCTGACTTTGAACTATACGACGAAAGAGCAATGGACCCAAATAATGGTCAGGTTGATATTTATATATCTGTGAAATGA
- a CDS encoding methyltransferase domain-containing protein encodes MVAVKFEEYINDVNENFSGWDFSFITGTGRMKSNLLSWSYGSMARQLIKHANSMLDMGTGGGEFLSKLQPFPETVYATEGYKPNIPIAKKHLEPIGVKVVSVEEDSNLPFNDNQFNVILNQHESYGPEEVRRIINSNGVFLTQQVGGLDCLGINEALGSSVNNEFKDWNLTTAMSDLVNNHFEILYCKEEFPTQRFFDIGALMYYLKAIPWQVPDFSVEQYYENLYTIHKHIQSEDFFDVNQHRFVIKALAK; translated from the coding sequence ATGGTGGCAGTAAAATTTGAAGAATATATAAACGACGTGAATGAGAATTTTTCGGGTTGGGATTTTTCCTTTATAACTGGAACTGGGCGAATGAAAAGCAATCTACTTTCCTGGTCTTATGGAAGCATGGCTAGACAATTAATAAAGCATGCAAATTCTATGTTAGATATGGGCACAGGTGGTGGAGAATTTTTGTCAAAGCTTCAACCATTTCCTGAGACAGTTTATGCTACAGAAGGGTACAAACCAAATATTCCGATCGCAAAAAAACATTTAGAGCCTATAGGAGTTAAAGTGGTTTCAGTTGAAGAAGATTCCAATTTGCCATTTAACGATAATCAGTTTAATGTCATTTTAAATCAACATGAATCTTATGGTCCTGAAGAAGTTAGAAGAATAATAAATTCTAATGGGGTATTTTTAACTCAACAAGTCGGTGGCTTGGATTGTTTAGGGATTAATGAAGCACTAGGGTCTTCGGTAAATAATGAATTTAAAGACTGGAATCTGACTACGGCAATGAGTGACTTGGTGAACAATCATTTTGAAATTTTGTATTGTAAAGAAGAATTTCCAACACAGCGTTTTTTTGATATAGGTGCCCTTATGTATTACTTAAAAGCAATACCGTGGCAAGTACCAGATTTTAGTGTGGAACAATACTATGAAAATTTATACACCATTCATAAACATATACAATCTGAAGATTTTTTTGATGTAAACCAGCATAGATTTGTCATTAAAGCTCTTGCAAAATAA